GATCCAGGCGCTGGTCAGTTCGGCCGCTTATGGCACCCCGCAGCGCTCGACCACCGGCTTTGATGTCCGCCGCCTGAACATGCTGCTGGCCGTGCTCGAAAAAAGGAGCGGTTTCCGTCTAGGGATGAAAGATGTTTTCCTCAATATTGCCGGTGGCCTGCGGGTGGATGATCCTGCCATTGACCTGGCCGTCGTGGCGGCTATACTGTCATCCAATGCCGACGTATCCATCGACAGCAAGACCTGTTTTGCCGCAGAAGTCGGCCTCTCCGGCGAGATCCGGGCCGTGAACCGCGTCGAACAGCGCGTGGCCGAAGCGGAAAAGCTGGGATTCAAACGGATGTTTATCTCCAAATACAACCGGAAATCGCTCGATCAGAAAAAGTATAAGATCGAGCTGGTTTTTGCAGGGAGTGTCTCAGATGTGGTGAAGGGGCTCTTTTAAGTTGACAGTTGACAGAAAGTGAATATGTAACAGATTTTAGCCCATGTTACCAGCTGGCGTTCTTGTCGTCCGTGTCGCGAGAGTCAGGTATGTTAAGGGTTTGGCTGTTATTGTCGGCTTGAGTTTTGGTCTGTTTGTGTCGGCAGTGCGGTAGCAGATTTAAAATTTTTTAGAAGGGAAGGAGATTTTAAAAAATAATTTTTCTTGGGTAGGAAAGGTGTAAGCTCTTTTGCAAACTTTGGTCTGCGAGTTGGCTTATAGCGGTTTGCAAATGTGCTTACACCTGTGGGTTGGTTGTCAGTCCTCCCAAATAATACTCAAAATAGTTTTGTATCTCTTAGTTGGAATACAGTATTCATAAAAATCTGTATCCTCGTTATCATATTCGTTCAATGTGAACCAAGTTGATTTACTTATTGTCTGTACTTTTTCTTCCAACTTATAAAGAAACTCGTAATTCTTTTTTATGTATTCGGCTGCAACGGAATCAGCGGGTGGTGTTAATCGGGTGTAATCACCAAGCCAAACTTTTAAGTCGTCTGATTTTTTCCAATACTTTACTATTCCGTTATCAATGAACACAAGACAAATAGGGTGAAGGTCAAATTGTAGATAACGGAAAACTGTTGCGGTTAAACTTGCTTTGAATCTTTCTGCAAGTTGTTTGATAAGTAAGGGTGAAAACTTTTTCCCTTTTGCTTCTTTAAGAAATAATTTTTCGGGAATCAAAAGTTCACCGGCGAATTCATTTGCTTCCAACTCTTGCTTTCCAAACTTCAATGCTTTCTCCATTCCTGCAATGATATTGAAGTTTGAGAAAGTATCGTCTGGAAGCTGCATATTCCTGTGCATTATCAAATGTCCGATTTCATGTGCTGTCACAAAACGCTTTCTTTCGGGGAACTGGATTTTTGAATTTACTTTAATAACTGCTTTATTTTTTCCGAAAATTATTTTGCCATCACAGTTAGTTAATTCTTCTTCAATCAGTATGGCATCCAATCCAGCGACAAACAAATCCATTCCCAAATCGGTGATTTCATCTAACCCACAGTTTGAGAGTAATTGTTGTGCTTGAATATGTGCATTAGTGGCTCTTGTCATTTTCTTCTAATTGCTCTAGTAATTGAACAAGATTTTTATCCTTGATAATTTCAATAATATCTTCCTTAGAGAGTTTATCAAGATTTCGATATAAGGCTAGTGAA
The window above is part of the Bacteroidales bacterium genome. Proteins encoded here:
- a CDS encoding ImmA/IrrE family metallo-endopeptidase — its product is MTRATNAHIQAQQLLSNCGLDEITDLGMDLFVAGLDAILIEEELTNCDGKIIFGKNKAVIKVNSKIQFPERKRFVTAHEIGHLIMHRNMQLPDDTFSNFNIIAGMEKALKFGKQELEANEFAGELLIPEKLFLKEAKGKKFSPLLIKQLAERFKASLTATVFRYLQFDLHPICLVFIDNGIVKYWKKSDDLKVWLGDYTRLTPPADSVAAEYIKKNYEFLYKLEEKVQTISKSTWFTLNEYDNEDTDFYEYCIPTKRYKTILSIIWED